The proteins below are encoded in one region of Lytechinus pictus isolate F3 Inbred chromosome 11, Lp3.0, whole genome shotgun sequence:
- the LOC129271462 gene encoding dynein light chain Tctex-type protein 2B-like, protein MATKTENDAPSRSTISAHTGSGLRSGFGHPDTRKQSNASIRGSTQLQGGKTSATKLENNYKMAPEVRFNSSRVKAILQQTLETRLESVEYCPETVKTLTRDLCDVLKHQVKLLGFSRHKLVSNVIIGPTTGQGVRVASRCVWDEKHDDYASVSYQNESMFVVASVYGVYFE, encoded by the coding sequence ATGGCGACGAAAACGGAAAATGACGCCCCGTCGCGGTCGACGATCTCGGCTCATACGGGCAGCGGATTACGATCAGGATTCGGGCATCCCGACACTCGAAAACAATCGAACGCGTCGATCAGGGGGTCGACACAGCTCCAAGGCGGGAAGACAAGCGCGACGAAACTCGAGAACAATTACAAAATGGCGCCCGAAGTACGTTTCAACTCCAGTCGCGTCAAGGCTATCCTGCAGCAAACCTTAGAGACTAGACTCGAATCTGTGGAGTACTGCCCCGAAACGGTCAAAACCCTTACCAGAGATCTGTGCGACGTGCTTAAACATCAAGTTAAATTACTGGGATTTTCGCGCCATAAATTGGTCAGCAATGTGATCATTGGGCCGACGACGGGGCAAGGGGTCCGGGTCGCAAGCCGATGCGTTTGGGATGAAAAACATGACGATTACGCATCAGTTTCATATCAAAACGAGTCGATGTTTGTGGTAGCGTCGGTTTATGGCGTTTATTTCGAATGA